A section of the Apostichopus japonicus isolate 1M-3 chromosome 1, ASM3797524v1, whole genome shotgun sequence genome encodes:
- the LOC139972975 gene encoding uncharacterized protein isoform X7, with amino-acid sequence MIWGMTLEPGQAQTEVIVGEIQLSMATMESRGCLGAKSDSFSHVVMRTSTAEYLLCTLVSGVTYQQNLDLKLMPNDKVTFSVQGTNVVYLTGYSYMPSEVMMDEAEAGVQADDWIEEANLDASVPRDDSGDFSGMDASYFPAMNQEDRHPHEREDEEKYSVEYSEDRDQYQPETDERVQTSDSSGNMMDRSLTSESKQTTQEPIDNAGVELVDVKEEIHTIADTTEDEPTQQIEREDRGQTINLPSTSTGLNDQSSIGSSPQPQDGNQNRLLDQLLEPMEGSSPPEVNQPLLLNEQSNSPTPEEEDIRQERGMPNLKCRYCSEVFLYPSRLKIHETKHTGERRYQCAICGRRFRLQSNKITHEKIHSDVRPFQCTFCGKRFRQQSVLKAHERIHTGERPYSCGICGKAFKQQGHVKEHTKKHNKPMIL; translated from the exons ATGATTTGGG GTATGACTTTAGAACCTGGACAGGCACAAACAGAAGTCATAGTTGGCGAGATTCAGCTCTCCATGGCAACTATGGAAAGCAGAGGATGTTTAG GTGCCAAGAGTGATAGCTTTTCTCATGTGGTGATGAGGACCAGCACAGCAGAATACCTTCTTTGCACTCTGGTCAGTGGTGTCACTTATCAACAGAATCTAGACCTGAAACTCATGCCGAATGACAAGGTCACCTTTTCAGTCCAAGGAACAA ATGTGGTTTATCTTACTGGTTATTCCTACATGCCGTCTGAAGTCATGATGGATGAGGCTGAGGCAGGTGTCCAAGCTGATGACTGGATAGAAGAAGCTAACCTCG atgCATCAGTACCCCGAGATGATTCGGGGGATTTCTCAGGGATGGATGCCTCGTATTTCCCAGCTATGAATCAAGAAGATCGCCATCCTCATGAAAGAGAAG ACGAGGAGAAATATTCTGTTGAATATTCGGAAGACCGTGACCAATACCAGCCGGAAACAGATGAAAGAGTGCAAACATCAGATAGTTCAGGAAACATGATGGATCGATCGCTAACCTCTGAATCTAAGCAAACTACTCAGGAACCTATTGATAATGCTG GTGTAGAATTGGTTGATGTTAAAGAGGAAATCCACACAATTGCAGACACGACAGAAGATGAACCAACACAACAGATAGAAAGAGAGGACAGAGGTCAAACAATAAATCTACCTTCAACATCTACAG GACTAAATGACCAATCAAGTATTGGATCAAGCCCACAACCCCAGGACGGAAATCAAAATAGACTTCTGGACCAACTACTAGAGCCAATGGAAGGGTCCTCACCTCCAGAAGTCAATCAACCACTCCTCCTCAATGAGCAGTCTAACTCCCCTACCCCGGAGGAGGAGGATATAAGACAAGAGAGGGGGATGCCTAACCTCAAATGTAGATACTGTTCCGAGGTGTTCTTGTACCCCTCGAGGCTCAAAATACACGAGACTAAACACACGGGGGAGAGACGTTACCAGTGTGCCATCTGCGGGCGACGGTTTAGATTACAAAGCAATAAGATCACCCACGAGAAAATCCACTCGGACGTCCGTCCGTTTCAGTGTACATTTTGTGGGAAACGTTTCAGGCAGCAATCGGTGCTCAAAGCTCACGAGCGGATTCACACTGGAGAGAGGCCGTATAGTTGTGGAATATGTGGGAAGGCTTTCAAACAGCAGGGACATGTGAAGGAACATACAAAGAAACACAACAAACCCATGATTCTTTAA
- the LOC139972975 gene encoding uncharacterized protein isoform X6 — MIWGMTLEPGQAQTEVIVGEIQLSMATMESRGCLGAKSDSFSHVVMRTSTAEYLLCTLVSGVTYQQNLDLKLMPNDKVTFSVQGTNVVYLTGYSYMPSEVMMDEAEAGVQADDWIEEANLDASVPRDDSGDFSGMDASYFPAMNQEDRHPHEREDEEKYSVEYSEDRDQYQPETDERVQTSDSSGNMMDRSLTSESKQTTQEPIDNAGVELVDVKEEIHTIADTTEDEPTQQIEREDRGQTINLPSTSTGQIGSTGFITTTRYPHAANSSRHLGHTTGAALIHKSQSTNVSNLESCKRYRSHGDTLQVIQTTPPHDQMSIRGDRQTSTSVSDHVTLAGRSATSVARPYLRRADRQTEKPYPCQYCGLSFKQPCYLRCHERIHTGEKPYQCKFCPKTFRLSNFLRQHMMTHTGERPYSCDYCSKRFRQKPHLKDHEKTHKR; from the exons ATGATTTGGG GTATGACTTTAGAACCTGGACAGGCACAAACAGAAGTCATAGTTGGCGAGATTCAGCTCTCCATGGCAACTATGGAAAGCAGAGGATGTTTAG GTGCCAAGAGTGATAGCTTTTCTCATGTGGTGATGAGGACCAGCACAGCAGAATACCTTCTTTGCACTCTGGTCAGTGGTGTCACTTATCAACAGAATCTAGACCTGAAACTCATGCCGAATGACAAGGTCACCTTTTCAGTCCAAGGAACAA ATGTGGTTTATCTTACTGGTTATTCCTACATGCCGTCTGAAGTCATGATGGATGAGGCTGAGGCAGGTGTCCAAGCTGATGACTGGATAGAAGAAGCTAACCTCG atgCATCAGTACCCCGAGATGATTCGGGGGATTTCTCAGGGATGGATGCCTCGTATTTCCCAGCTATGAATCAAGAAGATCGCCATCCTCATGAAAGAGAAG ACGAGGAGAAATATTCTGTTGAATATTCGGAAGACCGTGACCAATACCAGCCGGAAACAGATGAAAGAGTGCAAACATCAGATAGTTCAGGAAACATGATGGATCGATCGCTAACCTCTGAATCTAAGCAAACTACTCAGGAACCTATTGATAATGCTG GTGTAGAATTGGTTGATGTTAAAGAGGAAATCCACACAATTGCAGACACGACAGAAGATGAACCAACACAACAGATAGAAAGAGAGGACAGAGGTCAAACAATAAATCTACCTTCAACATCTACAG GTCAAATTGGGTCAACTGGCTTCATAACCACTACTAGGTATCCTCATGCTGCTAACAGTTCTAGGCACCTGGGTCACACGACTGGAGCAGCACTAATACACAAAAGTCAAAGCACGAATGTCAGTAATCTAGAATCATGTAAAAGATACCGTAGTCACGGCGACACATTACAAGTTATTCAGACGACGCCGCCGCACGACCAAATGAGCATAAGGGGAGACCGTCAAACATCCACCTCAGTTAGTGATCACGTTACACTCGCGGGTCGGTCCGCTACTTCAGTGGCCAGACCCTACTTGCGCCGAGCGGATCGCCAGACAGAAAAGCCTTACCCCTGCCAGTACTGCGGACTCTCCTTTAAGCAGCCGTGCTACCTGAGGTGCCACGAGAGAATCCATACGGGGGAGAAACCCTATCAGTGTAAATTCTGCCCAAAGACATTTCGACTCAGTAACTTCTTGAGACAGCACATGATGACTCATACGGGGGAACGCCCTTATAGCTGTGACTATTGCTCCAAAAGGTTTCGGCAAAAGCCACATTTAAAGGATCACGAGAAAACTCACAAAAGATga
- the LOC139972975 gene encoding uncharacterized protein isoform X2, giving the protein MIWGMTLEPGQAQTEVIVGEIQLSMATMESRGCLGAKSDSFSHVVMRTSTAEYLLCTLVSGVTYQQNLDLKLMPNDKVTFSVQGTNVVYLTGYSYMPSEVMMDEAEAGVQADDWIEEANLDASVPRDDSGDFSGMDASYFPAMNQEDRHPHEREDEEKYSVEYSEDRDQYQPETDERVQTSDSSGNMMDRSLTSESKQTTQEPIDNAGVELVDVKEEIHTIADTTEDEPTQQIEREDRGQTINLPSTSTDVHIPLCRKQEASRQFQHSQIGSTGFITTTRYPHAANSSRHLGHTTGAALIHKSQSTNVSNLESCKRYRSHGDTLQVIQTTPPHDQMSIRGDRQTSTSVSDHVTLAGRSATSVARPYLRRADRQTEKPYPCQYCGLSFKQPCYLRCHERIHTGEKPYQCKFCPKTFRLSNFLRQHMMTHTGERPYSCDYCSKRFRQKPHLKDHEKTHKR; this is encoded by the exons ATGATTTGGG GTATGACTTTAGAACCTGGACAGGCACAAACAGAAGTCATAGTTGGCGAGATTCAGCTCTCCATGGCAACTATGGAAAGCAGAGGATGTTTAG GTGCCAAGAGTGATAGCTTTTCTCATGTGGTGATGAGGACCAGCACAGCAGAATACCTTCTTTGCACTCTGGTCAGTGGTGTCACTTATCAACAGAATCTAGACCTGAAACTCATGCCGAATGACAAGGTCACCTTTTCAGTCCAAGGAACAA ATGTGGTTTATCTTACTGGTTATTCCTACATGCCGTCTGAAGTCATGATGGATGAGGCTGAGGCAGGTGTCCAAGCTGATGACTGGATAGAAGAAGCTAACCTCG atgCATCAGTACCCCGAGATGATTCGGGGGATTTCTCAGGGATGGATGCCTCGTATTTCCCAGCTATGAATCAAGAAGATCGCCATCCTCATGAAAGAGAAG ACGAGGAGAAATATTCTGTTGAATATTCGGAAGACCGTGACCAATACCAGCCGGAAACAGATGAAAGAGTGCAAACATCAGATAGTTCAGGAAACATGATGGATCGATCGCTAACCTCTGAATCTAAGCAAACTACTCAGGAACCTATTGATAATGCTG GTGTAGAATTGGTTGATGTTAAAGAGGAAATCCACACAATTGCAGACACGACAGAAGATGAACCAACACAACAGATAGAAAGAGAGGACAGAGGTCAAACAATAAATCTACCTTCAACATCTACAG ATGTCCATATACCACTGTGCAGAAAGCAAGAAGCTAGCCGACAATTTCAGCACA GTCAAATTGGGTCAACTGGCTTCATAACCACTACTAGGTATCCTCATGCTGCTAACAGTTCTAGGCACCTGGGTCACACGACTGGAGCAGCACTAATACACAAAAGTCAAAGCACGAATGTCAGTAATCTAGAATCATGTAAAAGATACCGTAGTCACGGCGACACATTACAAGTTATTCAGACGACGCCGCCGCACGACCAAATGAGCATAAGGGGAGACCGTCAAACATCCACCTCAGTTAGTGATCACGTTACACTCGCGGGTCGGTCCGCTACTTCAGTGGCCAGACCCTACTTGCGCCGAGCGGATCGCCAGACAGAAAAGCCTTACCCCTGCCAGTACTGCGGACTCTCCTTTAAGCAGCCGTGCTACCTGAGGTGCCACGAGAGAATCCATACGGGGGAGAAACCCTATCAGTGTAAATTCTGCCCAAAGACATTTCGACTCAGTAACTTCTTGAGACAGCACATGATGACTCATACGGGGGAACGCCCTTATAGCTGTGACTATTGCTCCAAAAGGTTTCGGCAAAAGCCACATTTAAAGGATCACGAGAAAACTCACAAAAGATga
- the LOC139972975 gene encoding uncharacterized protein isoform X1: MIWGMTLEPGQAQTEVIVGEIQLSMATMESRGCLGAKSDSFSHVVMRTSTAEYLLCTLVSGVTYQQNLDLKLMPNDKVTFSVQGTNVVYLTGYSYMPSEVMMDEAEAGVQADDWIEEANLDASVPRDDSGDFSGMDASYFPAMNQEDRHPHEREDEEKYSVEYSEDRDQYQPETDERVQTSDSSGNMMDRSLTSESKQTTQEPIDNAGVELVDVKEEIHTIADTTEDEPTQQIEREDRGQTINLPSTSTGHPVETNIESSTPFQFYDTHPDLRVRNTVRGRGGGGGGGGFIQRGSKTQQTQFRPTVIPSSVNYSLMTYSKNYPTQSAPGTEMTNVKTLYHTSNRKTHWDLPVGRSAEIGFRRGTKIRTGSKKRSLDPNENFKCKFCGKIFVHEGTLIRHERIHTGERPYECRLCLKTFRVQDSLKKHLRTHTGERPYTCELCGRTFIQNSHLRVHQGKHHNRVPVKSRQIPK, from the exons ATGATTTGGG GTATGACTTTAGAACCTGGACAGGCACAAACAGAAGTCATAGTTGGCGAGATTCAGCTCTCCATGGCAACTATGGAAAGCAGAGGATGTTTAG GTGCCAAGAGTGATAGCTTTTCTCATGTGGTGATGAGGACCAGCACAGCAGAATACCTTCTTTGCACTCTGGTCAGTGGTGTCACTTATCAACAGAATCTAGACCTGAAACTCATGCCGAATGACAAGGTCACCTTTTCAGTCCAAGGAACAA ATGTGGTTTATCTTACTGGTTATTCCTACATGCCGTCTGAAGTCATGATGGATGAGGCTGAGGCAGGTGTCCAAGCTGATGACTGGATAGAAGAAGCTAACCTCG atgCATCAGTACCCCGAGATGATTCGGGGGATTTCTCAGGGATGGATGCCTCGTATTTCCCAGCTATGAATCAAGAAGATCGCCATCCTCATGAAAGAGAAG ACGAGGAGAAATATTCTGTTGAATATTCGGAAGACCGTGACCAATACCAGCCGGAAACAGATGAAAGAGTGCAAACATCAGATAGTTCAGGAAACATGATGGATCGATCGCTAACCTCTGAATCTAAGCAAACTACTCAGGAACCTATTGATAATGCTG GTGTAGAATTGGTTGATGTTAAAGAGGAAATCCACACAATTGCAGACACGACAGAAGATGAACCAACACAACAGATAGAAAGAGAGGACAGAGGTCAAACAATAAATCTACCTTCAACATCTACAG GACACCCCGTGGAAACAAACATTGAGTCATCAACACCATTCCAATTCTATGACACCCACCCTGATCTAAGAGTCAGAAATACTGtcagaggaagaggaggaggaggtggtggtggggggttTATACAAAGAGGTTCAAAAACACAACAGACACAATTCAGACCAACTGTCATCCCTTCGTCTGTCAACTACTCACTCATGACATACTCTAAGAATTATCCTACTCAAAGCGCACCCGGTACGGAAATGACAAACGTGAAGACCTTGTATCACACGTCTAACCGGAAAACTCACTGGGATTTGCCCGTGGGGAGATCTGCCGAAATTGGCTTTAGGAGGGGTACTAAGATTAGAACCGGTTCGAAGAAGAGATCTCTGGATCCCAATGAAAACTTCAAATGCAAATTTTGCGGAAAGATCTTCGTGCATGAGGGCACCCTGATTAGGCACGAGAGGATTCATACAGGAGAACGTCCATATGAGTGCAGACTCTGCCTGAAAACCTTTAGGGTTCAGGACTCATTGAAAAAACATCTGCGGACACACACAGGAGAGCGGCCTTATACCTGCGAGCTCTGCGGTCGGACGTTCATACAGAACTCGCATTTACGTGTCCATCAAGGGAAACACCATAACAGAGTACCTGTTAAGTCAAGACAGATTCCTAAGTGA